The nucleotide sequence GCGAACAGCTGCCGCCTGCGCTGCAGCACCCCACATTCAAGGGCAAAGTTTACCGCTTGGCCGAGTTGGTGCTGGATGTGCCGAGCGTGATCAAGCGCCTCAGCGAACTGGCCGGTGACGGCTTGCTGGCGGGCGAATGCATCGAACCGCTGCGAGAAAATGGCCAGCTGGTTGGGCTGATTATTGATGGTCGCGAAATTCGCGCGCAGCGCGTCATCCTCAGCGCCGGCAGCGGTAACGCCGAGTTGCTCAGCAGCCTCGGATTGAGCCAGCCGACTCAGCAATTACGGCCGCTGCATATGGTGCTGGTCAAGGGGCCGAGCTTGAAACCGCTGTATGCCCACTGCCTCGGCGGTGGCCCCAAGCCACGCGTGACAATTACCACGCACCCCGCAGCTGATGGCCAATGGGTGTGGTATTTGGGTGGCGACTTGGCTGAAGCCGATGGCGTGGCGCGTGATGAAGCCAGCCAGATCAAAGCCGCACAAAAAGAGCTGAGCGACTTGCTACCCTGGGTCGATCTCTCCGCCGCACAATGGGCCACGCTGCGCATCGACCGCGCCGAGCCGGCACAATCAGGCTTGGTGCGTCCGGACAACGCGTTTCTGCATGAGCAAGGCTCACTGCTGGTAGGCTGGCCAACCAAACTGGCCCTGGCCCCAGACTTTGCCGACCGCGTGCTGGCCGCCTTTAACCGTGACGGCATTCAGCCAGCGACGCACGCGCCACTGCCCGCCTTGCCGCGCCCCACTGTCGCCCCGCCCTTTTGGCAGGGGCTGGTCTGATGCATAGCCTGCACAACCTGCACCGTCCGCTTGGCAGCAGCGGCCTGCTGGTTTCACCACTGGGCTTAGGGACGGTCAAACTGGGCCGCGATCAGGGCGTGAAATACCCCAATGGTTTCACCATTCCCGATGACGCCGCCGCCCGTGAGCTGCTGGCACAGGCCCGTGATCTGGGCATCAACCTACTCGACACCGCGCCGGCCTACGGCACCAGCGAAACCCGCCTCGGCCCTCTGCTGCGCGGGCAACGCCAGCAATGGATCATCGCCAGTAAAGTTGGCGAGGAATTTGACAACGGCGTGTCGCACTTTGACTTCAGCGCCGCGCACACGCGCTTCTCCGT is from Pseudomonas sp. TMP9 and encodes:
- a CDS encoding FAD-dependent oxidoreductase; translation: MSQALSTDVLIVGGGVAGLWLNARLRRQGFATVLVERACLGGGQSVKSQGIIHGGAKYALHGALTGASEAIADMPRRWREALAGSGELDLAGVRLLSDAHYLWSPGSLAGNITSFFASKAVRGRVDQVKGEQLPPALQHPTFKGKVYRLAELVLDVPSVIKRLSELAGDGLLAGECIEPLRENGQLVGLIIDGREIRAQRVILSAGSGNAELLSSLGLSQPTQQLRPLHMVLVKGPSLKPLYAHCLGGGPKPRVTITTHPAADGQWVWYLGGDLAEADGVARDEASQIKAAQKELSDLLPWVDLSAAQWATLRIDRAEPAQSGLVRPDNAFLHEQGSLLVGWPTKLALAPDFADRVLAAFNRDGIQPATHAPLPALPRPTVAPPFWQGLV